From the Zonotrichia albicollis isolate bZonAlb1 chromosome Z, bZonAlb1.hap1, whole genome shotgun sequence genome, one window contains:
- the LOC141727137 gene encoding uncharacterized protein LOC141727137, translated as MGNLCQCLTVLLFVCSFIKRIQDEEATGAGLRPFSPIFQSKSAAALLAMLVEEDLYKTKQIPEEEGSPPNARGRSELWRVPGKSSPEPPASAWRRCLRVVRSLRGWQLCPCPLLLPEAAQALLQAPVGSSRVPTQSRPGRAAGWHCGCSGSSRPSASSPRQPGASRCWPRLRALRAGEGRGWGQAAPGPGPEPAPTLPSCCSLQLAEDRSRAAEHLRRALRYLQSPQEPLREAAVSFMGMAGRHLRGQQQELQLICSALEEMAYDSSPAIRNAAIESCLALRAVQRAPYSTWHKLRDQFRSAWKKWPRLRGNALLFCCSSPER; from the exons tttgtttgcagcTTCATCAAGAGAATCCAGGACGAAGAGGCAACGGGTGCAGGCCTCAGACCATTCTCGCCCATCTTCCAAAGCAAGAgcgctgctgccctgctggctatgcttgtagaggaagatCTTTACAAGAccaagcaa attcctgaagaggagggatctccACCAAATGCTAGAGGTCGATCAGAGCtttggcgagtgcctggtaagagcagcccagaacccccagcctcagcctggagaaggtgcCTGAGGGTGGTGCGCAGTCtgcggggctggcagctgtgcccctgcccgctgctgctgccagaggccgcgcaggctcttctccaggctcccgtgggctcgagccgggtgcccacgcagtcccggcccggcagggcggCGGGGTGGCACTGCGGCTGctcgggcagcagccggccctctgcctcctcccctcGGCAGCCCGGCGCCAGccgctgctggccgcgcctcagggctctgcgggcaggggagggccggggctgggggcaggcagCACCCGGCCcggggcctgagcccgcgccaacccttccctcctgctgctctctccagctggcagaggacaggagccgagcggccgagcacctgcgccgggccctgcgctacttgcagagcccacaggagcccctgcgagaggcggccgtcagcttcatgg ggatgGCCGgccggcacctgagggggcagcagcaagagcttcagctgatctgcagtg cccttgaagaaatggcctATGACAGCAGTCCCGCAATCAGAAATGCTGCAATTGAATCTTGTTTAGCTCTCCGGGCTGTACAGAGAGCTCCGTACTCCACGTGGCATAAGCTGCGAGATcaattccgcagtgcatggaagAAATGGCCTCGTCTGCGCGGCAATGCCttgctgttctgctgcagctccccagagagatga